In Cryptomeria japonica chromosome 10, Sugi_1.0, whole genome shotgun sequence, a genomic segment contains:
- the LOC131072633 gene encoding CBS domain-containing protein CBSX6, whose product MAAVLFYHVVGDLTVGKPELVEFPETASVAEAIVTIRDCTECGIAVWKQRPPEKGSGPESAELRQERFVGILNAMDIVAHLSTEWGLTDPDAALNVPVSQIVLPNNHLLKLVAPGTRLADALEMMKQGVRRLLVRRTVGWKGMSKRFSVLYNGKWLNPSMEGEESAEEKWCCLSREDVIRFLIGCLGALAPLPLTSIQSLGAITPHPFALDSRAPAREAIKVLGNDPLAIAVVEQNDDQGGVRIIGDISAFKLWKTDHLSAAWALANLTAGEFVMGVEDIVPLSACRSGDTLIKLSNEQSYNKLNTSSSLKPESGGSSLRTTDGGRWKPNPLSTVKEEDGGSGSIKPKGPARKFSTRSLDFVNLYFDYGDGVVERSSSPRPYRGRSAPLTCRPSNSMAAVMAQMLAHRATHVWVTEKTEDGEYENLVGMVTYADILTAVTRPPTLPLHSN is encoded by the exons ATGGCAGCGGTGCTCTTTTACCATGTCGTTGGAGACCTGACGGTAGGGAAGCCGGAGCTAGTGGAGTTTCCTGAGACCGCGAGCGTAGCAGAGGCCATTGTCACCATCCGAGATTGCACAGAATGCGGGATAGCGGTTTGGAAGCAGCGCCCGCCGGAAAAAGGCAGCGGCCCTGAATCGGCAGAGTTAAGGCAGGAAAGATTCGTCGGCATTTTGAATGCCATGGATATCGTAGCGCATCTTTCGACAGAGTGGGGTTTGACGGACCCTGACGCCGCTTTGAATGTCCCTGTTTCGCAGATTGTCCTTCCCAATAATCATCTTCTCAAACTGGTCGCCCCTGGAACCAG ATTGGCAGACGCGCTGGAGATGATGAAGCAGGGGGTTCGGCGCCTCCTCGTCCGGCGGACCGTAGGCTGGAAGGGCATGAGCAAGCGATTCTCCGTTCTGTACAACGGCAAATGGCTGAATCCATCAATGGAGGGCGAGGAGAGCGCAGAGGAGAAATGGTGCTGCCTATCAAGGGAAGACGTGATAAGATTTCTCATCGGCTGCCTGGGAGCCCTGGCACCGCTTCCCCTGACATCAATCCAGTCTCTGGGAGCAATAACCCCACACCCCTTCGCCCTCGACAGCAGGGCGCCCGCCAGAGAGGCGATCAAAGTCCTCGGCAACGATCCCCTGGCCATTGCAGTGGTCGAGCAAAACGACGATCAAGGAGGTGTTCGCATTATTGGGGACATCTCAGCATTCAAGCTATGGAAGACGGACCATCTGTCCGCTGCCTGGGCCCTGGCAAACCTAACTGCAGGGGAATTCGTGATGGGAGTGGAGGACATTGTACCCCTGAGTGCCTGTAGGAGCGGGGACACCCTTATCAAACTGTCCAACGAGCAATCATACAATAAACTGAACACATCCTCCTCTTTGAAACCAGAAAGCGGTGGATCGAGCCTCCGTACCACCGATGGGGGTCGCTGGAAACCCAATCCTTTGTCGACTGTGAAGGAAGAAGATGGCGGGTCCGGCTCCATTAAGCCCAAGGGACCCGCCAGGAAGTTTTCGACCAGATCTCTGGATTTCGTGAACTTGTATTTCGACTATGGGGATGGGGTGGTGGAAAGGAGCTCAAGCCCTAGGCCTTACAGAGGACGAAGTGCGCCGCTCACTTGCAGGCCCTCGAATTCCATGGCCGCGGTGATGGCCCAGATGCTGGCTCACCGCGCCACTCACGTTTGGGTAACAGAAAAGACAGAGGACGGCGAATACGAGAATCTGGTAGGAATGGTTACCTATGCCGATATTCTGACAGCTGTCACTAGGCCCCCTACTCTTCCCCTCCATTCAAACTGA